Part of the Anopheles gambiae chromosome 3, idAnoGambNW_F1_1, whole genome shotgun sequence genome is shown below.
AACAACAACTTgctcaaacacacgcacacactcgcagACAAACGCACAGTGGGACGATACAAAATAGGGGTTTGTCGTTTAAATTTTACGTAATACAGTAGCAGGTTTGCGGGTTGGGGGGAAGGAACTAATCAATTACAAAAGATTCTAACCAtactataaaaaaatatctatTTACAATGACTATCAACGTGCCCGCATGGGTGTGCATGGGCCTAAATTGCCCTGGCTTGCAAAGTATAAATGAGCATTGTTAAGGATCGTTCACTATATTGTAGAAAAACATCCTGCCGCGAGCCCCCTTCCCAATTCCTTTCCTGAGAGGTGGTCGTGATCCGACACTGGCACGCAGAACGGCACTGGCTAGTTTAGAAATCTTCAAACAGCTGCATCTCGATCTTGTCCAGCGATCTCACCGACTTCCAGTCCGTCTCGGGATAGTCGTCGAAGTTGCTAGTGTCGTCCTCCTTCGAACTAAACACATACGTCGGAACGATCGGAGGCTGTGGAATTCAATTAGGCAGGTGTAATTATTGAAGATTTGTAAGAAAAACATTACCCAAACAACAGCTCACCTTGAGCTGCTTTCGTATCACGACATTCCAGTCCAGATGCTTAAACCATCGGTGTCTTTTGACGTCCTCTGCTCCGTtctgaattaaaaataataaaaaatgagatattAAACACATCCTATTTCAATGTATTCTAAGTTAAACTGCCGACTTCAATCTTACCTTCATATTGCCCAAACGCTTGGTTCggtccagcaccagcagcttcTTGACGAGATCCTTCGCGATGGGGTCCACGTGCCGCGACCATTCAATCTTGCCACTGAGAATTTTTTCATAAATCCCGAACGGATTGTCATCGTAGAATGGAGGATAGCCTACAATCATCTCATATATGAGTACACCTGTGGCCAATGAAAGGATAAAGAGGTATTAGATACAACCAACACAGCGAGCAGTACATGATCAAGGACCCTGAGAGAGCGATAAAACGATAGACCGATAAAAATTCTCCAGTGCTAAACGTTTAATAGTCGCCCAAGCCCGGCTCCCTCAAACCAGTAAGAAAAAGTTCCTTTGACGTAAACCATTTCTTATTGACCTCCCCATCACTCGCCATCGAACCGAACCCGCCCAACGGAAGTTGTTTATTGTTATGTTCGCGCTTGGCATTCGCGCTCTTTTACGATCACGTGGGTCACGGTCTAGCAGCGTGTAACGGAAAAACCGGAAAGGCCTGAAACTTACCCAATGCCCACCAGTCGACGGCTTTGTTGTGGCCCTTGGATTGAATGATTTCCGGCGCAAGGTACTCGGGCGTACCGCACAGTGTCCAGGTGCGATCCTTCAGCTTCTTCGCAAACCCAAAGTCGGTGATCTTCATATGGCCTTCCCGGTCGAGGAGCAGATTTTCCGGCTTCAGATCCCGGTACACGATCGACAGCGAGTGAAGATACTCGAGGGCCAGCACAATCTCGCAGGCGTAAAAGTTGGCGGTGGCACTGTCGAAGCGGCCGGCATTTCGGAGATAGGAAAACAGTTCACCGCCACTAACGAACTCGAACAGCATGTACAGGCAGCAGTCGTCTTTGGAGTTCCATCGCCTGGAGAGGGACAGTAGAAAAATGGAAAGGTTATTGCAAACGGCGGTTCACAAGGGAGCGCTTCTTCCAAACAGTACTTACATATTCACGATAAAAGGATGATCGATTTCTTGCAGGATGTTCTTCTCGTTCTTCACGTGCTCGATCTGCTTCAACCGTATCACGTCCGCCATGGCCAGTATCTTCATCGCCCAGTACTTGTTGGTGATTTTATCCCGGCACAGGCACACACGCCCGAATGTGCCCGTTCCTATTGTTGGTGGGagaaacaaaaagcgaaaacaaaaaccacacgtTAGAGCCATTTTGAGTTTTTAATGGTTAAGCCGGCAGAACttttctcatttccttcccGACAATTGTTATGAGATAAGATTTAAATTAACGGAAAGTAAGGTATGCAAATAGGAAATTATTGTTCCGATTATTCGGGAGCTTTCAAGAGAGCTTTTTCTGCATTGTTTCGAAGTTTCGAGGCAAAGTTGGcgtaaccatggcaacacatCCGTTCAAAAGGCAGGGTTTGGCAAACTTTTCAAGACAAGCGTTTCGATGTGTGGCGTGTAGCAAGCTAAAGCATTGTCCACACAGCGTATAGTTCTTAGTAATATATGGATAGTGCATAAATTCCAAGATGACTAGCAATGCCTAttgcaaatgattttttaaaatgagtCTCCTAAAAGTCTCCTCCTAAAAAGTCCTAAGAGTCTCCTCCTGCACTCCAAATACCTAAAGATGTAAAAACAAGCACTAAAATATTCAAGTCTTACTGAAAACCCTCAAATGTTCAAACCTTTTgcaaaaatattcatttcaATACTAAATGCTAATATTCAGACAACCATTGCTCTcatagaaaaagaaataaatagcACATTTACTTGAATTTAGTTTTATACTCATATCACATCatatgttgttaagtttttAAGCTGCTAGAATAATTCAAAACTCCAATGTTTGGAATCTTTAGACTGATCGGAAGGAATCTTTAGACCCTCGCATCAGGTGTACGTGCCATTCTAACTACAACCGGGCTGCTCATTGTTCTGCACCAATGTTGACACAATCCTTACATCCTCCTTACGTCTACCCAAGGATTTAACGGTCATTGTACACTCTGCTCTGGATTCTCCATTCTATAGGAACGAATCACAGAAACGCATCAATGCAAAACAGTTCAAAGATCGGTAACACCTTCGCTCAGTTCATTTGCCGATCAGACGTACGGCCAGACGAAATCTTCCCTCTTCTCCACCATCCACCATACCCCATGGCGTTTCCCGCTTAATCACCCCAACGCGAACCCCAAGCCCGGGCCGACTGATTGACAGATGGATTGATGGATTAATGGGTTAttggtgttgctgctactACCGCCCGCCACCGGAGGTGCTTTCTACCGTTACCACTAGCTGCGATGATGAATGTATACCACCATCGAGGCAAATGGTTTGTATGTTTGAAGCGACCAGTTAGGCCGGTCGGTGATCTTCGATCTGCTCCGGAACCTTGAAAAGGTGTCCCCCGTGCCAAAGGCACGAAATCTGATTTGCCCGACAGTGAAAGTGGCGGCTGGtggagggaagggggggggggggtatgaAATTTCTAATTAGCCACTAATTAAAACACCATGCTGCCCACGCCACGACAAAATCTCATCTCGCACGGTCAGAGCATAGTCAGAGCGTCTGGTTCGCCGTTTGCTGTTGTGGGATGGCATACGGAACCGATGTTGATTTTATTACCACAGCTGCCAGTGCCATTCCCCCCCACCGGGGAGAGGAGGGCAGAATGGCAAAGATCATGATGACGGTTGTAAACATGACCTTCGCAATGCATTCTCGTCAGCTGACTCTGCAAACGGGTATGTGAGATTGATCCGAATTTCCCAAAGCAAATCGGGAAAATTCTTGTTTGTCATTTGAGCAAGGGAACTGCGCTGTACATTACACCATAGCGCGTTTGGGGCTCTATATGGGCGTTAGAAGGTCGGAGGAAAAACACCACTAACACCACAAGTTCGCGTACGTGCCCGTTAATTGCACCCAAGCACCCCATTTTGTTGTGCCTTGGGGCCGATTCCGTCGATAAGTGAAGCAGCGTGCAGGCGGGCTATTTCTGTTCGACATTTTtaccctttttctctctctgcacGCAATATGGACACACCCT
Proteins encoded:
- the LOC1280810 gene encoding cAMP-dependent protein kinase catalytic subunit PRKX; translated protein: MSSSPRLTGYTLRPSETSTTVSVTLNSCGTGIKKLSINDSVKSAGSANSGGESTDPLESDFSGEEEEEEEEEEEEERDLEEDEEDKEEEEEDEEEDGDEEEEEEDSVRQDRRQGESVRLRLAAGGKGKHGTTNRQQQQADDEDDDEDDEDEDDEEEKAALRRSPPKGTRKQVSTSSADGDEDEQQDAGLRVQPKAANGAGGNGRQQPRGPAVDADDGDADRRGGDSDDDGGDLSDKNNNIGAAVRRKQPEDYALDDFQILKTIGTGTFGRVCLCRDKITNKYWAMKILAMADVIRLKQIEHVKNEKNILQEIDHPFIVNMRWNSKDDCCLYMLFEFVSGGELFSYLRNAGRFDSATANFYACEIVLALEYLHSLSIVYRDLKPENLLLDREGHMKITDFGFAKKLKDRTWTLCGTPEYLAPEIIQSKGHNKAVDWWALGVLIYEMIVGYPPFYDDNPFGIYEKILSGKIEWSRHVDPIAKDLVKKLLVLDRTKRLGNMKNGAEDVKRHRWFKHLDWNVVIRKQLKPPIVPTYVFSSKEDDTSNFDDYPETDWKSVRSLDKIEMQLFEDF